The nucleotide sequence ATCATTTGGGACACCGTGTGTTGCCCATCTTGTATGGCCTATACCCAGTTTCCCCTCTAAGGAAATGGTACTTTTGGCCTTATTATTTAGATCCTCTACCTTCCCCTTGGTCTTGGATAGGTTTATTTCGTTGCCGTCATACAAGGCTATACCCGCACTGTCATAGCCTCTGTACTCTAAACGTTGAAGTCCTTTTATAATAATGGGATAAGCATCCCTATACCCAATATATCCTACGATTCCACACATATTTTAAAGTTTAATGGTTAGTAATTAACAAAAGGTTATATATAACAAAGTTAGCACCTTGTTATATAAAACCTTTTATCTTTTAGTTAATTAACGTAAAAATACTATAAGTGGTATTTTTCTGGCTTTTAATTTGCCCGGGTATAGAAAATTTCGAGTTTTAATTTTTTCCCCTCCTGCCCACTGGGTAAGTTATCACTACCATAAAGGACTGTCCCAAATGGGTTAATTGAGGACATTACAGGTACCTGTCCCTCCGTATTATTGGCAAGCATGGCCTTTCCGGTGGTTGAAATCCTTATGTCCGAGGTCAATGTCAAATTAAGTGTGGTATTGGTAGAATCCCGCACTATTAGGTCGTTGATATAATTGGTAATCTTTATTTTATATGTCTGTCCTTTGCCGCTTACCCTGTTTAGACCTCCATCATAGTTCGTAAAATTGCCAGCGTTGTAATCCTCTTCAGATTCCAAAAATTGATTATAGACTGGTCCATTGGTATTGTCCTTGAACAAATACAACTTTGAAGGTTCAATAACACTACCGGCGGCGTCCAAAGTATTTCGATCTACGTAAAACACCAAATTTGCTTCATTTATGATCCAATTCTTGGATTTGATCTGATTGATGATCTCGTCTCCATTTATTTCGTCGAAAAGTTTAATTTGGGCAAAGCTTCCCGCCCCACCTTTTAGGTAGATCTTGGAAGCATTTTCCCCATTGTCCAGTCCGCTTGTAATTTCATCGGGATAGGCCTCATTAATGAAGGTATTTACGGCATTCCCTATAACTGCTCCTGTACTAGTATCGCGCCTAATGAAATTTAGAACAAATTCCTGCTCGTTCTCAATAATAGTATCATCTGCAGAACTGGTTACACTATCATATTTATATTTTATGGTAATATTTCCCCGTGTTATATCCAACAACACTAAAACATCATCAGGAACCGATAAATGGACACCTCTGAAAAATTCCGAAAAATTCGCCTGGCTCAACAACTCCGAATCACCTTCCTTATCCAATATATTTTGTTGAAAAAATGCCGGATTTAAAGCTACCCTAATTCCAGGGGCAATCCTAGTTGGTGCTTCCTCGGATTCATCTACATCCTCGGTTTCTGGATCGTCTTCCTTAAAGATCAATTCTTCTACATTCTTAACCTCCACAGTACCATCGAACAAAAGGTCGGATACAAAGGTGGGCGAAAACTGTTGTGATGAATAATATTGTTGCGCTTCCTGAAAATTGGTGTTGGGATCCAAATCCCTCAAGAAATAGGTAGATCTTTCAACTTTAAAATTAAATGATTCCGGAATATTTCCGTTGGCATCAAAAATACTATCCAAGTCATATTTTACAGGAAATCTGTTCACTGCAGTATCGTCGTCCAAATTGTCATTGATGCCATCGCCGTCCGTATCCTGGTTTAAGGGATCCGTCCCAAGCGATTTTTCCTGGATATCTGTTAAGGTATCCCCATCACTATCACTATTGGGATCCTCTGGGTCGGCATCATAGGCATCGGCCACACCATCAAGGTCGAGGTCTCCCCTTGGATTTGTCAAAAAAGGTATGAAAAGAATAACCTCTTCCACCGTCTCATTTTCTTTTATGGTAAGGGTACTGGAATCTGTATCGGCAGTTTCTTCCACTGATGCCGAATAATTTCCAAAACTGGGATTGGCAAAGGACAACTGTACCTGAGT is from Arenibacter algicola and encodes:
- a CDS encoding DUF4270 domain-containing protein; amino-acid sequence: MNLLNRLKLPTMVGILLVVVLGSCEEDLTTVGSGVVGGEPFTAGKAVYDVFAYNKKIEAVRTNKLPAYQLGNYTDPIYGKTEASITTQVQLSFANPSFGNYSASVEETADTDSSTLTIKENETVEEVILFIPFLTNPRGDLDLDGVADAYDADPEDPNSDSDGDTLTDIQEKSLGTDPLNQDTDGDGINDNLDDDTAVNRFPVKYDLDSIFDANGNIPESFNFKVERSTYFLRDLDPNTNFQEAQQYYSSQQFSPTFVSDLLFDGTVEVKNVEELIFKEDDPETEDVDESEEAPTRIAPGIRVALNPAFFQQNILDKEGDSELLSQANFSEFFRGVHLSVPDDVLVLLDITRGNITIKYKYDSVTSSADDTIIENEQEFVLNFIRRDTSTGAVIGNAVNTFINEAYPDEITSGLDNGENASKIYLKGGAGSFAQIKLFDEINGDEIINQIKSKNWIINEANLVFYVDRNTLDAAGSVIEPSKLYLFKDNTNGPVYNQFLESEEDYNAGNFTNYDGGLNRVSGKGQTYKIKITNYINDLIVRDSTNTTLNLTLTSDIRISTTGKAMLANNTEGQVPVMSSINPFGTVLYGSDNLPSGQEGKKLKLEIFYTRAN